One part of the Desulfonema ishimotonii genome encodes these proteins:
- a CDS encoding HEAT repeat domain-containing protein, whose amino-acid sequence MATLDIQRKAIDAMTIMNVALTNIRLYPPTSAIIRNTIDRVYQILGEIFEAEGSVVFAESGPNFIVCGGIFSENDQKKFPQAMSFLELMVRFGVNSVAFQKRISKQELKTFLKIMSRGRREIEAAGGLQRVIENEKLPNIIIDHKVYVVVDKDQQIIASIDLSDEDVVRYVTGDLPLSEEDVEKLREMAKDPRWVAQVFQAGMAHIMRQRGEKSYDRLSEILLRMIRTLDEISEDINRDRISGELAHAIVDMDEETLTLILTEDTEGMFSEELFDQVIAKLDDRKFERLAGKFRRIGGSMPRANGVAAESASQTYRFMMRSEKGKRLAERIQRRMDQEKALKEQQVSRLKSALNSILKGDVAPLRDDETLSLMSGYLFQLFEVGKGKSAEIIIDRLTDRLFGPDHDIRERAAGVLAEVSDLLIAEHRLDPLVRALPRRIEWVTTESVPLSACSRMFGQLQHLARELIREYRFTESHPVLETFNRIYYGKIARSKEISRMAGDALRDIATGDVMDLLLEEFQINEINKRKQAIHTLSQLGEISMERLLELLQKSHDMSERVRVLRAVSEIGQPVPQTLIEKIGAGGPWYYMRNLILVLGKIGTEDHLPILIPLLRHEDFRVQRETLNSIYNIGGKYRGEILISALPDADERIRLNIVDMLGALKYENAVVPLLQIVESKSFFSSRDSDKLREKACIALGRIGSPKAVPPLRGIAEQKTILGIISHSDQVKAAAEKALRRIRSTAAHAGKPAGAVKIPVNRKLTLPDAGGKDAPEALPAGAEAPGAVTVPLFTLPEKPKVRQDGDTLEETTVSMLLASVEQYARNKQFDKAEAARQELVRMDDMALSEILRAEEIIEREKNETDDIEQDHLGIWPELYDMLTPEEANALYYATEEAVYESDELIFRQGEQSSRLCFIHKGQLKLFFTHGERESLLKVIGRSDVVGEDTFFSISVCTVSLSTLSHVELSYLDKSVLEQWKTDFPALESKLHDYCLGIERVRDIIRNKGLERRTRKRVDIRGAVSIRLLSSTGAATGKNFRGSFMDISEGGLSFMIKANSRKNVSLLLGRKLDMTFDFPRTCAGKLDLDARFTGNALRVRQIGTVIGVSHRQGDDYSVHIKFDRSLGEAITEQTRT is encoded by the coding sequence ATGGCAACGTTAGATATACAGAGAAAAGCGATTGATGCAATGACCATTATGAATGTGGCGCTGACCAACATCCGCCTTTACCCCCCGACCAGCGCCATCATTCGGAATACCATCGACCGGGTCTACCAGATACTCGGAGAAATTTTCGAGGCGGAGGGCAGCGTCGTCTTTGCGGAATCCGGCCCCAATTTCATCGTCTGTGGCGGGATTTTCAGTGAAAACGATCAGAAAAAATTCCCCCAGGCCATGTCTTTTCTCGAACTGATGGTCAGATTCGGTGTGAACAGTGTGGCCTTTCAGAAACGTATCAGCAAGCAGGAACTCAAGACATTTCTGAAGATTATGAGCAGGGGGAGGAGGGAAATAGAAGCGGCGGGCGGTCTTCAGCGGGTGATTGAGAACGAAAAACTGCCCAATATCATCATTGACCACAAGGTGTATGTGGTTGTGGATAAGGATCAGCAGATTATCGCAAGCATCGACCTCAGCGATGAGGATGTGGTCAGATATGTGACCGGTGATCTGCCGCTATCGGAGGAAGATGTTGAAAAACTCCGTGAGATGGCCAAAGACCCCAGGTGGGTGGCCCAGGTGTTTCAGGCCGGGATGGCCCATATTATGCGGCAACGGGGGGAAAAGTCCTACGACAGATTATCCGAAATTCTGCTCCGGATGATCCGCACCCTGGATGAAATTTCAGAGGATATCAACAGGGACAGGATATCCGGCGAGCTGGCCCACGCCATCGTCGATATGGATGAGGAGACACTGACCCTGATCCTGACCGAGGACACCGAGGGGATGTTCAGTGAGGAGCTGTTTGATCAGGTTATCGCAAAACTGGATGACCGCAAATTTGAACGGCTTGCAGGCAAATTCAGGCGCATCGGCGGCAGCATGCCCCGGGCGAACGGCGTGGCTGCCGAATCCGCCAGCCAGACCTACCGGTTTATGATGCGCTCTGAAAAGGGGAAACGCCTTGCTGAAAGGATTCAGAGACGGATGGACCAGGAAAAGGCCCTGAAAGAACAGCAGGTCTCCCGCCTTAAATCGGCACTGAACAGCATTCTGAAGGGAGATGTGGCCCCCCTCCGGGACGATGAGACGCTCTCTCTGATGTCGGGCTACCTCTTTCAGCTCTTTGAGGTCGGGAAGGGGAAAAGCGCAGAAATCATCATCGACCGGCTCACTGACCGGCTTTTCGGGCCGGATCACGATATCCGGGAAAGGGCCGCAGGTGTTCTTGCCGAGGTCAGCGACCTGCTGATCGCCGAGCATCGGCTTGACCCCCTGGTCCGGGCATTGCCCCGCCGTATTGAGTGGGTGACAACCGAGAGCGTCCCCCTGTCGGCCTGCAGCCGGATGTTCGGACAGTTGCAGCACCTGGCCCGGGAGCTGATCCGGGAGTACCGCTTTACAGAGAGCCATCCCGTCTTGGAGACCTTCAACCGGATATATTACGGCAAAATCGCCAGAAGCAAAGAAATATCCCGTATGGCAGGCGATGCCCTGCGGGATATTGCCACCGGTGATGTCATGGATCTGCTGCTGGAGGAGTTCCAGATCAATGAGATCAATAAACGGAAACAGGCCATCCACACCCTGAGTCAGCTGGGGGAAATCTCGATGGAGCGCCTGCTGGAGCTGCTTCAGAAAAGCCACGACATGTCCGAGCGGGTCCGCGTACTCCGGGCCGTTTCGGAAATCGGTCAGCCGGTCCCCCAGACCCTCATCGAGAAGATCGGGGCGGGCGGCCCCTGGTATTATATGCGAAACCTGATCCTGGTTCTGGGAAAAATCGGCACTGAGGACCATCTGCCGATCCTGATTCCGCTGCTCAGGCACGAGGATTTCCGGGTTCAGCGGGAGACCCTCAACAGTATCTACAATATCGGGGGGAAATACCGGGGCGAGATACTGATCTCCGCCCTGCCCGATGCGGACGAGCGTATCCGGCTTAACATCGTGGACATGCTGGGCGCATTGAAATACGAAAACGCGGTCGTCCCCCTGTTGCAGATCGTGGAATCCAAGTCCTTTTTTTCCTCCAGGGACAGCGACAAGCTCCGGGAAAAGGCCTGCATCGCCCTGGGCCGAATTGGGTCACCGAAGGCAGTGCCGCCCCTGAGGGGCATTGCCGAACAGAAAACCATTTTGGGGATTATCAGCCATTCCGATCAGGTGAAGGCCGCCGCCGAGAAGGCGCTGCGCAGAATCCGCAGTACCGCCGCCCATGCGGGCAAACCGGCAGGGGCCGTTAAAATTCCTGTCAACCGGAAGCTGACCCTGCCGGATGCCGGTGGAAAAGATGCGCCGGAAGCATTGCCTGCCGGCGCTGAAGCGCCGGGGGCGGTGACGGTTCCCCTGTTCACACTTCCCGAAAAGCCCAAGGTCCGCCAGGACGGGGATACCCTTGAGGAGACCACGGTCAGCATGTTGCTCGCCTCGGTTGAGCAGTACGCCAGAAACAAGCAGTTTGACAAAGCCGAGGCCGCCCGGCAGGAGCTGGTCAGAATGGACGACATGGCCCTGTCCGAAATCCTCCGGGCGGAGGAGATCATTGAGCGGGAGAAGAACGAGACCGATGATATCGAACAGGATCATCTGGGGATCTGGCCGGAACTTTACGACATGCTGACGCCCGAAGAGGCCAATGCCCTCTACTATGCCACCGAAGAGGCCGTTTACGAGAGTGATGAGCTGATTTTCAGACAGGGGGAGCAGAGCAGCCGGCTCTGTTTTATCCACAAGGGCCAGTTGAAGCTCTTCTTTACCCACGGGGAGCGGGAAAGCCTGCTCAAGGTCATCGGACGGAGCGATGTGGTGGGGGAGGACACCTTTTTCTCCATCAGCGTCTGCACCGTTTCGCTGAGTACCCTGTCACATGTGGAACTGAGTTATCTGGACAAATCGGTGCTGGAGCAGTGGAAAACCGATTTCCCGGCCCTTGAATCCAAGCTCCACGACTATTGTCTCGGCATCGAAAGGGTCCGCGATATCATCAGGAACAAGGGCCTCGAACGCCGGACCCGGAAGCGGGTGGACATCAGAGGGGCGGTCTCCATCCGGCTTCTCAGTTCGACCGGGGCCGCCACCGGCAAGAATTTCAGGGGCAGCTTCATGGATATCTCCGAAGGCGGGCTGTCATTTATGATCAAGGCCAACAGCCGGAAAAACGTCAGTCTCCTGCTGGGCCGGAAGCTCGATATGACCTTTGATTTTCCCCGAACCTGTGCGGGGAAGCTGGATCTGGACGCCCGATTTACCGGGAATGCCCTCCGGGTTCGGCAGATCGGAACCGTTATCGGGGTGTCCCACCGTCAGGGGGACGACTATTCGGTTCACATCAAATTCGACAGATCCCTGGGCGAGGCCATCACCGAACAGACCCGGACGTAA
- a CDS encoding DUF169 domain-containing protein — protein sequence MKSELVKESLRKFSEVLAFNYPAVGWYFSSEKIENSFIFRKNKWVCMFMYVKMMMKKGKRIRFSGDNDSACTGPTEFFGFTELEDDGGVFIAETERFKKNIEISKAYTRESATLIHKPKSKYLYMEKLENIDNNKEIEVVNIFPADITNLTKLVTMSSYDRVTNMDNVSTPFASGCQSVFTIPYNEKFQENPKSVIGLGDVLVRNFIPEDMVSFSVPSNRFVEMANNIEGSFLDKNFKNPTGF from the coding sequence ATGAAATCAGAACTGGTAAAAGAAAGTCTGAGGAAATTTTCAGAAGTATTAGCTTTCAATTATCCTGCTGTCGGCTGGTACTTTTCTTCTGAGAAAATTGAAAATTCATTTATCTTTAGAAAGAACAAGTGGGTATGCATGTTCATGTATGTGAAGATGATGATGAAAAAAGGAAAAAGAATCCGTTTCTCCGGAGATAATGACAGTGCTTGCACCGGTCCTACAGAATTCTTTGGCTTTACTGAACTTGAAGATGACGGAGGCGTATTTATCGCTGAAACAGAACGGTTTAAAAAAAATATTGAAATTTCAAAAGCATATACAAGGGAATCAGCAACTCTTATTCATAAGCCAAAAAGCAAATATCTGTACATGGAAAAACTCGAAAATATAGATAACAACAAGGAGATTGAGGTTGTAAATATTTTTCCTGCGGATATCACCAACTTGACGAAACTTGTAACCATGTCAAGCTACGACAGGGTTACAAATATGGATAATGTATCGACGCCCTTTGCTTCAGGTTGTCAGTCTGTCTTTACAATTCCTTATAATGAAAAATTTCAAGAAAATCCCAAGAGTGTTATCGGGCTAGGCGACGTGTTGGTCAGAAACTTTATTCCTGAAGATATGGTATCATTTTCAGTGCCTTCGAATCGATTTGTTGAAATGGCAAATAATATTGAGGGTAGTTTTCTTGACAAAAATTTTAAAAACCCGACAGGTTTTTGA
- a CDS encoding multiheme c-type cytochrome → MKRIICILSMLLCMAAETVMAARAPVSEATEECLGCHSSIHPGIVEEWQNSRHARITPREALGVTGLARKVSARTVPDYLLPTAVGCAECHTLNAKVHADTFEHNGVSIHLAVSPRDCATCHTEEAVRYSGNLMAHARKNLAANPLYQDLQQQILGRPVRREGKLTFEPPAAETRQSGCFYCHGTRLEVVGMETRDTVLGEMEFPRLSGWPNQGVGRVNTDGSLGSCAACHTRHAFSIEMARKPHTCRECHVGPDVPAYKVYASSKHGNIYAAMNRQWDFSAVPWTVGKDFTAPTCATCHISLVVNTDGQVLARRTHEMSGRLAWRIFGLIYAHPHPMNPDTTRIRNKSGQPLPTDFDGTYAAEYLIDAGEQVRRTETMQAICLGCHSASWVRGHWKRFERTIRETRSDIRAATGIMADIWARGFAKGPDSDDSPFNEAIERTWCDAWLFYANTVRFSAAMAGGGDYSVFADGRYQLSRRIQELNDWLELRNQLFPPTPPIALRGLPEKPYRVQ, encoded by the coding sequence ATGAAAAGGATCATCTGTATTCTCTCGATGTTATTATGTATGGCTGCGGAAACCGTCATGGCGGCCCGTGCGCCCGTCAGCGAGGCGACCGAGGAATGTCTGGGGTGTCACTCTTCCATCCACCCCGGTATCGTGGAGGAATGGCAGAACAGCCGCCACGCCCGGATCACCCCCAGAGAGGCCCTGGGCGTCACCGGTTTGGCCCGCAAGGTGTCGGCCCGGACCGTGCCCGACTATCTCCTGCCCACGGCCGTGGGCTGTGCCGAATGCCACACCCTCAACGCAAAAGTCCACGCCGATACCTTCGAGCATAACGGCGTCAGCATCCATCTGGCTGTCAGCCCACGGGACTGCGCCACCTGCCACACCGAAGAGGCCGTCCGGTATTCCGGCAACCTCATGGCCCACGCCCGGAAAAATCTGGCGGCCAACCCCCTTTATCAGGATTTGCAGCAGCAGATTCTTGGCAGGCCGGTGCGGCGCGAGGGCAAGCTGACCTTTGAGCCGCCTGCGGCAGAAACCCGTCAGAGCGGCTGTTTTTACTGCCACGGCACCCGTCTGGAGGTTGTCGGCATGGAGACGCGGGATACCGTGCTGGGCGAGATGGAGTTTCCCCGGCTGTCCGGGTGGCCCAACCAGGGGGTTGGCCGCGTCAACACGGACGGCAGCCTCGGCTCCTGCGCGGCCTGTCACACCCGCCACGCCTTTTCCATTGAAATGGCCCGGAAGCCCCACACCTGCCGGGAATGCCATGTGGGGCCGGACGTGCCCGCATACAAGGTCTATGCGTCCAGCAAGCACGGCAATATTTATGCTGCCATGAACCGGCAGTGGGATTTCAGTGCGGTGCCGTGGACCGTGGGCAAGGATTTCACAGCCCCCACCTGCGCCACCTGTCACATCAGCCTGGTGGTCAACACCGACGGACAGGTGCTCGCCCGGCGGACCCACGAGATGAGCGGGCGTCTGGCCTGGCGGATCTTCGGGCTGATCTACGCCCACCCCCATCCCATGAATCCGGACACGACCCGCATACGGAACAAAAGCGGGCAGCCGCTGCCCACGGATTTCGACGGCACCTATGCGGCGGAATACCTGATTGACGCCGGAGAGCAGGTGCGGCGGACAGAGACCATGCAGGCGATCTGTCTGGGATGTCACAGCGCCTCCTGGGTCCGGGGCCACTGGAAACGGTTTGAGAGAACCATTCGGGAGACCCGTTCGGATATCCGGGCCGCCACCGGCATCATGGCCGATATATGGGCACGCGGCTTTGCCAAAGGACCGGACAGCGATGACAGTCCCTTTAACGAGGCCATCGAGAGAACCTGGTGCGATGCGTGGCTCTTTTACGCCAATACGGTCCGATTTTCAGCGGCCATGGCCGGGGGCGGGGACTACAGCGTGTTCGCCGATGGCCGCTACCAGCTTTCCCGCCGGATTCAGGAGCTGAACGACTGGCTTGAGCTGCGCAACCAGCTCTTTCCGCCGACGCCGCCCATTGCGCTTCGGGGGCTGCCGGAGAAGCCGTACCGGGTTCAGTGA
- a CDS encoding SDH family Clp fold serine proteinase, translating to MSEENDAVEETEEIEHEEKVLDNINQDEKTYDLSNFRNVVDMVRDEQSDDQIKLHIGQYLSKKIKDIGLDKYRVIILYDNYTSINTFHSDKIYRAISDLNKDKEILLILQSGGGKIEPAYLISKTCKRLCTKFIISIPRRAKSAATLISLGADELHMGLLSELGPIDPQFDGFPASGLANAMEKIAEMTSKFPKSSEMFARYLTDNLDIKDLGYFERVNESAIQYAERLLSGKTFPEGWDEHKLANHLTNHYKDHGFVIDSDEANNLLGKSIIKENTIEYEFGNQVYEFLDFLDLVYSALKEKKIRFVGSIYAGLDIIDG from the coding sequence ATGTCAGAAGAAAATGATGCTGTTGAAGAAACAGAAGAGATAGAGCATGAAGAAAAAGTTCTTGATAATATAAATCAAGATGAAAAAACATATGATTTATCTAACTTCCGAAATGTAGTTGATATGGTCAGAGATGAACAAAGCGATGATCAAATCAAACTTCATATTGGTCAGTATCTATCAAAAAAAATAAAAGATATCGGACTGGATAAATACCGTGTCATAATTTTATATGATAACTACACATCAATAAATACCTTCCATTCAGATAAAATATATCGTGCAATTTCAGACCTTAATAAAGATAAAGAAATTTTACTTATACTTCAAAGTGGTGGTGGTAAAATTGAACCTGCTTATTTAATCAGCAAAACATGTAAAAGGCTTTGTACTAAATTTATTATAAGTATTCCACGACGAGCTAAATCTGCAGCAACTCTAATATCACTTGGCGCTGACGAGTTACATATGGGGCTTTTAAGCGAATTAGGTCCAATAGATCCTCAATTTGATGGTTTTCCAGCATCTGGACTTGCAAACGCGATGGAGAAAATTGCAGAAATGACAAGCAAATTTCCAAAATCATCGGAAATGTTTGCACGATATTTGACTGATAATCTCGATATAAAAGACTTAGGGTATTTTGAGCGTGTAAATGAATCTGCCATACAATATGCAGAGCGACTTTTAAGTGGTAAAACTTTTCCCGAAGGTTGGGACGAACATAAGTTAGCAAATCATTTAACAAACCATTATAAAGATCACGGATTTGTAATAGATTCCGATGAAGCCAATAATTTACTTGGAAAGTCAATAATAAAAGAGAATACGATTGAATATGAGTTTGGAAACCAAGTTTATGAATTTTTAGATTTTCTTGATTTAGTATACAGCGCATTAAAAGAGAAAAAAATACGATTTGTTGGTAGCATATATGCTGGTTTAGACATCATTGATGGTTAG
- a CDS encoding ORF6N domain-containing protein → MNKELTVQEIRSRIINLPGRPPVMPDRDLAEIYETKTKRVNEATKRNPDRFPDDFRFQLTKKEVEN, encoded by the coding sequence ATGAACAAAGAACTCACCGTTCAGGAAATCCGGTCCAGAATTATCAACCTTCCCGGAAGACCGCCTGTGATGCCGGACAGGGATCTGGCTGAAATTTATGAAACAAAGACCAAACGGGTCAATGAAGCAACAAAACGGAACCCCGACCGGTTTCCCGATGACTTCCGATTTCAACTTACAAAAAAAGAAGTGGAAAATTGA
- a CDS encoding P-loop ATPase, Sll1717 family: protein MRKEDIISPDLFGNEAGEDESEEILNSYFVDKPEFNLFYSKANRFQIVRSRKGVGKSALLKKTQYQLQNDPNIIAVYVKGSDLAALEPFDTMTPHELISGWQKRICTKITIEIGRRLNLAFDDDSISLVESAEVTGFRGRNLVGSLADRLKLKLGKIDIDIKKILSDNAQALLERYSKDKDINVWLLVDDIDATFLNTEEQRLYTSTFFSACRNIINLVNGLTIRASVRTDVWTIIDQYDEALDKCGQYIIDLSWSTTETGKILKKKILSFYQRKYPNNFKYKNISLDSPEERIFELVFIIPFPWGRGRVAPFRPIHILSAGRPRWAAQLCKLAAKHAFSNNFGKISIRNIDRVLEIYGRSRLNDLYKEHTHQCKNLKDLIEAFAGGPKKYTTQDMLKRITDKIIKLCGLPKIDGEEKGKDSIYIAHFLFRIGFICARDENDDTGLAFIKHEDRPHLLTSKVNLDDGLWWEIHPSYRKILRIKY from the coding sequence ATGAGAAAAGAAGATATAATTTCCCCTGATTTATTTGGCAATGAAGCTGGAGAAGATGAATCTGAAGAAATATTGAATTCATATTTTGTAGACAAGCCTGAGTTTAATCTCTTTTATTCAAAAGCAAACCGGTTCCAAATAGTACGATCAAGAAAGGGGGTTGGGAAATCCGCATTACTCAAAAAGACCCAATATCAATTGCAGAATGATCCCAATATAATAGCTGTTTATGTAAAAGGTTCTGATTTAGCAGCATTAGAGCCATTCGACACTATGACACCTCATGAGTTGATATCGGGTTGGCAAAAGCGGATTTGTACAAAAATTACTATAGAAATAGGAAGGAGGCTTAATTTGGCCTTCGACGATGACTCTATTTCCTTAGTAGAATCCGCTGAAGTAACTGGGTTTAGGGGAAGAAACTTGGTTGGCAGTTTAGCGGATAGGTTGAAATTGAAATTAGGGAAAATAGATATTGATATAAAAAAAATACTTTCTGATAATGCTCAAGCTCTCTTAGAAAGATATTCAAAAGATAAAGATATAAATGTTTGGCTTTTGGTTGACGATATCGACGCAACTTTTCTGAACACAGAAGAACAGCGACTTTATACATCGACATTTTTTTCTGCATGTCGAAACATAATAAATCTTGTGAATGGATTGACAATAAGAGCTTCAGTCCGTACCGATGTTTGGACAATTATTGATCAGTATGATGAAGCTCTGGATAAATGCGGACAATATATTATTGATTTATCATGGAGTACCACAGAAACTGGGAAAATACTAAAAAAGAAAATTCTTAGCTTTTATCAAAGGAAATATCCCAATAATTTTAAATATAAAAATATAAGCCTTGATAGCCCTGAAGAAAGAATATTTGAATTGGTTTTCATAATTCCTTTTCCTTGGGGACGTGGACGAGTGGCACCGTTTAGGCCTATTCATATTCTTAGTGCTGGACGTCCCAGATGGGCAGCCCAACTTTGTAAACTTGCTGCGAAACATGCATTCTCAAACAATTTTGGAAAAATTTCGATACGCAATATTGACAGAGTTCTTGAGATTTATGGCCGCTCAAGGCTCAACGATTTATACAAAGAGCATACCCATCAATGTAAGAATCTTAAAGATCTGATAGAAGCATTTGCTGGTGGTCCAAAAAAATATACCACACAAGATATGTTGAAAAGAATTACAGATAAAATCATTAAGCTTTGTGGCTTACCTAAAATTGATGGGGAAGAAAAAGGTAAAGATAGCATCTATATTGCGCATTTTCTTTTTCGAATCGGTTTTATTTGTGCAAGAGATGAAAATGATGATACAGGGTTGGCGTTCATAAAACATGAAGATCGCCCTCATCTATTGACATCAAAGGTCAATTTAGATGACGGCTTATGGTGGGAAATTCATCCAAGTTATCGTAAGATATTGAGAATAAAATATTAA
- a CDS encoding ORF6N domain-containing protein → MADRDLAMIYGTKTKRVNEAAKRNPDRFPDDFRFQLTKGDVENLEAVLKKPATQKRSAKIKAEGRFFAGFAKDRPFRGLTFALRKDF, encoded by the coding sequence ATGGCGGACAGGGATTTGGCTATGATTTATGGAACGAAAACCAAACGGGTCAATGAAGCAGCAAAACGGAACCCCGACCGGTTTCCCGATGACTTCCGATTTCAACTGACGAAGGGAGACGTGGAAAATTTGGAAGCTGTTTTAAAAAAACCGGCGACTCAGAAACGGAGTGCGAAAATTAAGGCCGAAGGCCGGTTTTTCGCGGGTTTTGCAAAAGATCGCCCCTTTCGGGGCTTAACTTTTGCACTCCGAAAGGATTTTTAA
- a CDS encoding indolepyruvate oxidoreductase subunit beta → MDTKRLIIVAVGGQGNLLASKVIGEAALLSGVPVRMSEIHGMAQRGGVVESAIVFGDAKSTIISDGEADLLVGFEPAEALRALNKCNAATTVITNLSPLSPFTVAIGKGVYPRLSRIQELIRAKTEKLIAFDATALAREAGNVMAVNMVLLGAMTRTGILPLAADKVKEAIRTRTKKAFVEVNLKAFEMGFEAAEKGE, encoded by the coding sequence ATGGATACCAAGAGACTGATTATCGTAGCCGTGGGCGGACAGGGCAATCTGCTGGCCTCCAAGGTGATCGGCGAGGCCGCCCTGCTCTCCGGGGTGCCGGTCCGCATGAGCGAAATTCACGGCATGGCCCAGCGGGGCGGGGTGGTGGAGTCGGCCATTGTGTTCGGCGACGCCAAAAGCACCATTATCTCGGACGGCGAGGCCGATCTGCTGGTGGGGTTTGAGCCTGCCGAGGCCCTCCGCGCCCTGAACAAGTGCAATGCCGCTACCACGGTGATTACCAACCTGTCGCCGCTGTCGCCGTTTACCGTTGCCATCGGCAAGGGGGTTTATCCCAGACTCAGCCGGATTCAGGAGCTGATCCGCGCCAAGACAGAGAAGCTGATCGCCTTTGACGCAACTGCGCTGGCCAGGGAGGCCGGAAATGTGATGGCCGTGAACATGGTTCTGCTGGGGGCCATGACCCGGACCGGCATCCTGCCCCTTGCGGCGGATAAGGTGAAAGAGGCCATCCGTACCCGGACGAAAAAAGCGTTCGTGGAGGTCAACCTGAAGGCGTTTGAGATGGGCTTTGAAGCGGCGGAGAAGGGCGAGTGA